A single genomic interval of Chloracidobacterium validum harbors:
- a CDS encoding M16 family metallopeptidase, with amino-acid sequence MKKSIPSRSPLEFTRNPAPTIRPRRRGPSRMVLPSGLTLIVEPMAHVRSVALSVWGRISTRHEAANLNGISHFVEHMLFKGTDRRDTRQIAMESDRLGGQIEAATMMESVNYQIQTIDTCLQPALDLLTDLLLAPRFDEVEFIRERAVILEEMKTIADSPEEFIFELFLANFFPGHALGRPIEGTPRTLRRMTPDRLRQFHQLAYRPDQLVLSVAGRVDTDLILDHCQSAINPRSSVQPPVNQPFDSPVGAPTFCLNHAADFEQAHLLLGLPAPAIQSPERTASTLLATLLGGGLSSRLFLRIREEAGLAYHIYADATAYRDAGVFLIYAAVAPHNLKRTVKAIIRELADVAQGNLTDDEVELAKAQHLMSLHLGHDASSVRANQNGYQEIFFGQIVSKKNLEQEINSVTRLELHALAHDLFAGQTCSGIALGNLGRYGLQPDWLHIPRHVSRSTVQVIS; translated from the coding sequence GTGAAAAAATCCATTCCATCCCGTTCACCCCTCGAGTTCACCCGCAACCCAGCCCCAACCATCCGGCCGCGCCGCCGTGGCCCGAGCCGGATGGTCTTGCCAAGCGGACTTACGCTCATCGTCGAACCCATGGCCCATGTGCGCTCAGTGGCCCTGTCGGTCTGGGGCCGCATCAGCACGCGCCATGAGGCGGCGAACCTGAACGGCATCAGCCATTTTGTCGAGCACATGCTTTTCAAGGGCACCGACCGCCGCGATACCCGCCAGATTGCCATGGAAAGCGACCGCCTCGGCGGACAGATCGAGGCCGCGACCATGATGGAAAGTGTCAACTACCAGATTCAAACCATTGACACCTGCCTGCAACCGGCCCTGGACCTCCTGACCGACCTATTGCTGGCCCCGCGCTTTGACGAAGTGGAATTCATCCGCGAACGCGCCGTCATCCTCGAGGAAATGAAGACGATTGCCGACAGCCCAGAGGAGTTTATCTTCGAGTTGTTCCTGGCAAACTTCTTCCCCGGCCACGCCCTGGGGCGGCCGATTGAAGGCACGCCGCGCACGCTGCGCCGCATGACACCGGATCGCCTGCGGCAGTTTCACCAACTCGCCTACCGTCCCGACCAACTCGTGCTTTCCGTGGCCGGACGGGTTGACACCGACCTCATCCTCGACCATTGCCAATCCGCCATCAACCCGCGCTCTTCCGTTCAACCCCCTGTAAATCAACCATTTGACTCACCTGTCGGCGCGCCGACATTCTGTCTCAATCATGCCGCCGACTTTGAGCAAGCGCACCTCCTGCTTGGACTTCCAGCCCCGGCCATCCAATCGCCAGAGCGTACGGCTTCCACCCTCCTGGCAACGCTTCTGGGCGGAGGGCTGAGTTCACGCCTCTTCCTGCGCATCCGGGAAGAAGCCGGACTCGCCTACCACATTTACGCTGACGCAACAGCCTACCGTGACGCCGGGGTGTTCCTCATTTATGCCGCCGTCGCCCCGCACAACCTCAAGCGGACGGTCAAAGCCATTATCCGTGAACTGGCCGACGTGGCGCAGGGCAACCTGACCGACGATGAAGTCGAGTTGGCCAAGGCCCAACATCTGATGAGCCTGCACTTGGGACACGATGCCAGCAGCGTCCGCGCCAATCAGAATGGATACCAAGAAATCTTTTTTGGACAGATAGTTAGTAAGAAAAACCTAGAGCAGGAGATTAATTCCGTTACCCGCCTGGAGCTGCATGCCCTCGCCCATGATCTTTTCGCCGGACAGACCTGTTCCGGCATTGCCCTGGGCAACCTGGGGCGCTACGGATTGCAACCCGACTGGCTCCATATTCCCCGCCATGTTTCACGTTCAACGGTTCAAGTCATTTCTTGA
- a CDS encoding aldehyde dehydrogenase family protein: MPAQKASNKKASKTSPATYANYINGAWVAAQNGETFANHNPADAREVVGYFPNSTAEDIDAAVAAAADAYPRWRLVPPPKRAEYIFRVGEILIRDKEAISRDMTREMGKVLKETRGDTQEAIDMAYFVAGEGRRLHGQTTTSELTDKFAMTVRDAIGVCGLITPWNFPIAIPSWKILPAILCGNTVVIKPAEDTPLSVYRFVKAFEEAGLPPGVVNMVTGYGETAGAPLVTHPTIRLVSFTGSTQVGRIIATQAADKGKKCSLEMGGKNAILVMDDANLDLAVEGAVWGAFGTAGQRCTAASRLIVHKKVVKKFTQMLVERTKGLRLGNGLDPATDVGPVVNQDQLERVLNYIAIGRTQDKAKLLCGGERITDGDLAHGYFIAPTVFGDVAPNATIAQEEIFGPVTAVIPCQGFEDAIAIANGVGYGLSASIYTGDVNRAFQAMRDLETGICYVNAPTIGAEVHLPFGGVKGTGNGHREGGLQALDIFSEWKTLYVDFSGRLQKAQITD, encoded by the coding sequence ATGCCAGCTCAGAAAGCATCGAACAAGAAAGCATCAAAAACGTCACCGGCAACCTACGCCAACTATATCAATGGCGCGTGGGTGGCCGCTCAGAACGGCGAAACCTTCGCCAACCATAACCCAGCCGACGCCCGTGAGGTCGTGGGCTACTTCCCGAACTCGACGGCAGAAGACATTGACGCAGCGGTGGCCGCCGCCGCTGACGCCTATCCCCGGTGGCGACTCGTCCCACCACCCAAGCGCGCCGAATATATCTTCCGCGTCGGTGAAATCCTGATCCGCGACAAAGAAGCCATCTCACGGGACATGACGCGGGAAATGGGCAAGGTTCTCAAGGAAACGCGCGGCGATACCCAGGAAGCCATTGACATGGCGTATTTCGTCGCCGGTGAGGGACGCCGCCTGCACGGACAAACCACCACCTCGGAGCTGACAGACAAGTTCGCCATGACGGTTCGGGACGCCATCGGCGTCTGCGGCCTCATCACGCCCTGGAACTTCCCGATTGCGATCCCATCGTGGAAGATTCTCCCGGCGATCCTCTGTGGCAACACGGTCGTCATCAAGCCGGCCGAAGACACGCCGCTGTCAGTCTATCGTTTCGTCAAAGCGTTCGAGGAAGCCGGACTGCCGCCCGGCGTGGTCAATATGGTTACCGGCTATGGCGAGACGGCCGGGGCTCCGCTGGTCACGCACCCCACCATTCGCCTGGTCTCCTTCACCGGCTCGACTCAAGTAGGTCGCATCATTGCGACCCAGGCTGCGGACAAAGGCAAAAAGTGCAGCCTCGAAATGGGCGGCAAAAATGCCATCCTGGTCATGGATGACGCCAACCTCGACCTGGCCGTTGAGGGCGCGGTCTGGGGCGCGTTCGGCACGGCCGGGCAACGCTGCACGGCCGCGTCACGGCTCATCGTCCACAAAAAAGTCGTCAAAAAGTTTACCCAGATGCTCGTCGAACGCACCAAGGGACTCCGGCTGGGGAACGGTCTCGATCCGGCCACCGATGTCGGACCCGTGGTCAACCAGGACCAGCTCGAACGGGTACTCAACTACATTGCCATCGGACGCACCCAAGACAAGGCCAAACTGCTCTGTGGTGGTGAGCGCATAACCGATGGCGACTTGGCGCACGGCTACTTCATCGCGCCGACGGTCTTTGGTGATGTCGCCCCCAACGCCACCATTGCCCAGGAAGAAATCTTCGGGCCGGTCACGGCCGTCATCCCCTGCCAGGGCTTTGAAGATGCCATCGCCATCGCCAATGGGGTCGGCTATGGGCTATCAGCCTCGATTTACACCGGCGATGTCAACCGGGCCTTTCAGGCCATGCGCGACCTCGAAACCGGGATTTGCTACGTCAACGCCCCAACCATTGGCGCTGAAGTTCACCTCCCGTTTGGCGGCGTCAAGGGCACCGGAAACGGCCACCGCGAAGGCGGACTCCAGGCCCTCGATATTTTCTCGGAATGGAAAACGCTCTACGTTGACTTTAGCGGCCGACTTCAAAAGGCCCAGATCACCGACTAA
- a CDS encoding DegQ family serine endoprotease: MVHYQTIVATDQPAPPTQRPGAFLANFQVKPWLAAGALLTTTLLGGIGGAMTTRWLSPPDTPPSPPPITSRAGEALPAASFSSIVKATLPAVVNISTTRTTRGQVDPGFDLPFFPDIFGPAPRRQPTNSLGSGVVVSADGYILTNHHVVDGASDIKATFADGRVLKAKLIGTDPKTDVAVLKVDENNLPAIPLGDSNQVEVGDFALAIGNPFDLGQTVTFGIVSALGRGNLGIETYEDFIQTDAAINPGNSGGALINLQGQLIGINTAIIARGAQGNQGIGFAVPVNMARLVMEQLVTKGRVVRGYLGVTLQDLNEALAKQFGVQNQRGVVITDVAPDSPARQAGLQPGDVILEFNGQPVRDLRTLRLTVAQTPPGTTVKLKLLRDKAPREVSAKLDELPEDQPLAKAPDDDAPRANAPTGSALAGVTVGDLSPTLRSRLNLSSGVIVRAVRPDSAAAEAGLQRDDIILQVNQQPVTSPAAFDAAVRQSQGEVLLRIYRGGVNLFLVVPRGGRD, translated from the coding sequence ATGGTTCATTATCAGACGATTGTTGCTACCGACCAACCAGCGCCACCAACCCAGCGCCCAGGCGCTTTCCTAGCCAACTTCCAAGTCAAACCCTGGCTGGCGGCGGGCGCACTCCTGACCACGACCCTGCTTGGGGGCATCGGCGGGGCGATGACGACCCGCTGGCTATCTCCCCCCGACACGCCGCCCTCGCCACCACCTATCACCTCACGCGCCGGAGAGGCGCTCCCGGCAGCCAGCTTCTCATCCATCGTCAAAGCCACCCTCCCGGCCGTCGTCAATATCTCCACCACCCGGACGACTCGCGGCCAGGTTGACCCAGGCTTTGACCTGCCCTTCTTCCCGGACATCTTCGGCCCCGCGCCCCGCCGCCAACCAACCAACAGCCTTGGCTCCGGTGTCGTCGTGAGCGCCGATGGCTACATCCTCACCAACCACCACGTCGTGGACGGGGCTAGCGACATCAAAGCCACCTTCGCCGATGGGCGTGTCCTCAAAGCCAAGCTCATCGGGACCGACCCCAAAACGGATGTTGCCGTCCTCAAAGTTGATGAAAACAACCTGCCCGCCATTCCACTCGGAGATTCAAACCAAGTCGAGGTCGGTGACTTCGCGCTGGCCATCGGCAACCCCTTCGATCTTGGCCAAACTGTCACCTTCGGCATTGTGAGCGCCCTGGGACGCGGCAACCTCGGCATTGAAACGTACGAAGACTTCATTCAAACCGATGCCGCCATCAATCCGGGCAACTCCGGCGGCGCGCTCATCAACCTTCAGGGTCAGCTCATCGGCATCAACACGGCCATCATTGCCCGTGGCGCGCAGGGCAACCAGGGCATCGGCTTTGCCGTTCCGGTCAACATGGCCCGCCTGGTCATGGAGCAGCTCGTGACGAAAGGGCGCGTCGTTCGCGGCTACCTGGGCGTCACGCTACAAGACCTCAACGAAGCCCTGGCCAAGCAGTTTGGGGTCCAGAATCAGCGCGGCGTGGTGATTACCGATGTCGCCCCAGACAGCCCGGCCCGCCAAGCCGGATTGCAACCCGGTGATGTCATCCTCGAATTCAACGGGCAACCAGTCCGTGACCTGCGCACCTTGCGCCTCACCGTTGCCCAAACGCCCCCTGGGACGACGGTAAAACTCAAACTTCTCCGCGACAAAGCCCCACGCGAAGTCAGCGCCAAACTCGACGAACTGCCCGAAGACCAACCGCTTGCCAAAGCGCCAGATGATGATGCCCCACGCGCCAACGCACCAACCGGGAGTGCCCTGGCCGGGGTCACGGTTGGCGACCTCTCGCCAACCCTCCGCAGCCGTCTCAATCTCAGCAGCGGCGTCATCGTCCGCGCCGTGCGGCCCGACAGCGCGGCCGCCGAAGCTGGACTCCAACGCGACGACATCATTCTTCAGGTCAATCAACAGCCCGTGACCAGCCCGGCTGCCTTTGACGCGGCCGTTCGGCAAAGCCAGGGTGAGGTCCTGCTGCGCATCTACCGCGGCGGCGTCAATCTCTTTCTGGTTGTGCCGCGTGGCGGGCGCGACTAG
- the purB gene encoding adenylosuccinate lyase — MIKRYSLPEMTALWSDERRFETWLAVELAVCEVHAEMGVIPPEALAEIRAKARFTVERIADIEQTTRHDVIAFTTALAEHIGPAARYVHFGLTSSDVVDTANAILMREACDHLLRRLDAFAEALRLRAEEHKHTVMIGRTHGVHAEPTTFGLVLALYYADTQRNRQRLQQARQTVAVGKISGAVGTFAHLDPEVEARVCARLGLRPAPISTQVIQRDRHAELLTVLALIGAGIEKLALEVRHLQRTEVREARESFGAGQKGSSAMPHKRNPITSEQLCGLARVLRANAQAALENIALWHERDISHSSVERIILPDSCILTDYMIAKATELVAGLVVDADRMRANLESLGGVTFSGALLLELTRRGLTREAAYAVTQRLALRAWDTGDNFVALASQDAEVQAYLTPSELHRLFDLNHQLRNVDAIFKRVFAPPVADDLPPPADRQAAANDAELF; from the coding sequence ATGATCAAGCGTTACTCCCTGCCCGAGATGACCGCCCTCTGGAGCGATGAGCGCCGCTTCGAGACCTGGCTGGCCGTTGAACTGGCCGTCTGTGAAGTTCACGCCGAGATGGGCGTCATTCCGCCCGAAGCCCTGGCCGAGATTCGTGCCAAGGCGCGCTTTACGGTCGAGCGCATTGCCGACATCGAACAAACCACCCGCCACGATGTCATTGCCTTTACCACGGCGCTAGCCGAGCACATCGGCCCGGCGGCCCGCTACGTCCACTTTGGGCTAACCTCGTCGGATGTGGTAGATACGGCCAACGCCATCCTCATGCGTGAGGCCTGCGATCACTTGCTGCGGCGGCTTGATGCCTTCGCCGAGGCGCTCAGGTTGCGCGCCGAAGAACACAAGCATACGGTCATGATCGGACGCACGCATGGCGTCCACGCCGAACCGACCACCTTTGGTCTGGTGCTGGCGCTCTACTACGCCGACACCCAGCGCAATCGGCAACGACTTCAGCAAGCGCGCCAGACGGTCGCCGTTGGCAAGATTTCCGGCGCTGTCGGCACCTTTGCCCATCTCGACCCGGAAGTTGAAGCGCGCGTCTGTGCGCGCTTGGGACTCCGCCCCGCGCCGATTTCCACCCAGGTCATCCAGCGCGACCGCCATGCCGAACTGCTGACCGTCCTGGCGCTGATTGGCGCCGGCATTGAAAAACTGGCGCTCGAAGTCCGGCACCTTCAGCGAACGGAAGTCCGCGAGGCGCGTGAGTCCTTCGGAGCCGGACAAAAAGGCTCTTCCGCCATGCCCCACAAACGGAATCCGATCACCTCGGAACAACTCTGTGGACTGGCGCGGGTTCTCCGCGCCAATGCCCAGGCGGCGCTCGAAAACATCGCGCTTTGGCACGAACGTGACATTTCCCATTCCAGTGTCGAACGCATCATCCTGCCGGATAGCTGCATTCTGACGGACTACATGATAGCGAAAGCGACCGAACTGGTCGCCGGCCTCGTGGTGGATGCCGACCGCATGCGCGCCAATCTCGAAAGCCTGGGCGGGGTCACCTTTTCCGGCGCACTGCTGCTAGAACTCACCCGCCGCGGGCTGACGCGGGAAGCGGCCTACGCCGTGACGCAGCGCCTGGCCCTGCGCGCCTGGGATACCGGCGACAACTTCGTTGCCCTGGCCAGCCAGGACGCCGAAGTTCAGGCCTATCTCACCCCATCTGAACTCCACCGGCTGTTTGACCTCAACCACCAGCTACGCAATGTGGATGCCATTTTCAAGCGCGTTTTTGCCCCACCGGTCGCGGACGACCTGCCACCTCCGGCTGACCGCCAGGCAGCCGCAAACGACGCGGAACTGTTCTGA
- a CDS encoding MBL fold metallo-hydrolase, with the protein MRFTILASGSAGNATLIASDRAAVLVDAGLSARALAQRMTDVGFDPARLTAIVITHEHADHVGGLSVLARRLAVPVFIAPATRQQLRFKEKDMAAIRWADPLTAEAPITIGDLTLTPIAVPHDAAEPFVFTAQAGGVKLAVVTDLGYIPAHVAHHLTGCQALVLEANHDRDMLQAGNYPWELKQRIAGRLGHLSNDAMARFLREDFDGQAAHIILAHLSQQNNHPELARLAALQSLGDRYPRHAWTEVVSVAPPHGFAKWHRL; encoded by the coding sequence ATGCGATTTACCATTCTGGCCAGCGGTAGCGCGGGCAACGCAACCCTAATTGCGTCCGACCGGGCGGCCGTCCTGGTGGATGCCGGCCTTTCCGCCCGTGCGCTCGCGCAGCGCATGACCGACGTTGGCTTCGACCCGGCCCGCCTGACCGCCATTGTCATCACCCACGAGCATGCCGATCATGTCGGCGGCCTCTCGGTGCTGGCGCGTCGCCTGGCCGTGCCGGTCTTCATCGCGCCGGCGACCCGCCAGCAGCTTCGCTTCAAGGAAAAAGACATGGCCGCCATCCGCTGGGCGGACCCACTCACGGCGGAAGCGCCGATCACGATCGGCGATCTCACACTGACACCCATTGCCGTTCCCCACGACGCCGCCGAACCATTTGTCTTCACCGCGCAGGCGGGTGGCGTCAAGCTGGCCGTTGTCACCGACTTAGGTTACATCCCGGCTCACGTCGCCCATCACCTCACCGGCTGCCAGGCGCTTGTCCTGGAAGCCAACCACGACCGTGACATGCTCCAGGCCGGGAACTACCCCTGGGAACTCAAACAGCGCATTGCCGGCCGCCTGGGACACCTGTCAAACGACGCCATGGCGCGCTTCCTGCGCGAAGACTTTGACGGGCAAGCCGCCCATATCATTCTGGCTCACCTCAGCCAGCAGAATAATCACCCCGAGCTGGCGCGTTTAGCCGCGCTCCAATCCCTGGGCGATCGCTACCCGCGCCACGCCTGGACCGAGGTGGTTTCGGTCGCTCCGCCACACGGCTTCGCCAAGTGGCACAGGCTCTAG
- a CDS encoding acyl-CoA thioesterase: MLDAAFSFTYSLRVRWAEVDAQGVVFNGHYLTYFDVGVTEYWRAAGLTYPADFTTEGTDLFLVKATVEYHAPAGFDDLITIGVRCARLGRSSMTYALGIYRQTTCLTSGELVYVNANPQTRTALPIPAALRERLSRFEAHRLAPPPGVTDR, from the coding sequence ATGCTTGACGCTGCCTTTTCCTTCACCTATTCGTTGCGTGTCCGCTGGGCAGAAGTGGACGCCCAGGGCGTTGTCTTCAACGGCCATTACCTGACGTACTTCGACGTCGGCGTGACCGAATACTGGCGCGCAGCCGGACTGACCTACCCGGCAGACTTCACGACGGAAGGCACTGACCTCTTTCTGGTCAAGGCGACAGTTGAGTACCACGCTCCGGCTGGCTTTGATGACTTGATTACCATCGGCGTCCGCTGTGCCCGCCTCGGACGATCAAGCATGACCTATGCCCTAGGCATTTACCGCCAAACAACCTGCCTCACCAGCGGCGAACTCGTGTATGTCAATGCCAATCCGCAGACCCGAACGGCGCTGCCCATCCCGGCGGCGCTGCGGGAACGCCTGAGCCGCTTTGAGGCCCACCGCCTTGCGCCGCCACCCGGAGTCACCGACCGATGA